The bacterium DNA segment ATTGGCATAAGAAAAAGTATGACACCCCCTGAAGTAGCGGCACCTTTACCACCTTTGAATTTCAGAAAAATAGAATAACAGTGTCCCAAAATAGCAGAGACACCCACTATGGTAAGAATTATTATATTGCTGATACCTAAATTTTTAGCAAAGAGCATAGGAACAACACCTTTTATAGTATCACCGAGCCAGACAATAATTCCCCACTTTCTACCTATACTCCTTGCCACATTAGCAGCACCTGGATTACCTGTTCCTATATCTCTTATATCTTTGCCTGTAAGAAAATAGGTAAAAAGGTAGGCAAATGACACACTTCCTAAAATATAACCTGCTAAAATGCAATAAACTATCTCCATCTGTATAATTATACCTTTAACTTCTATATTTTTACAGGGATACCTTTTTCCATTGATTCATGTGCTTTAAGGGTAATTGCGA contains these protein-coding regions:
- a CDS encoding glycerol-3-phosphate acyltransferase, yielding MEIVYCILAGYILGSVSFAYLFTYFLTGKDIRDIGTGNPGAANVARSIGRKWGIIVWLGDTIKGVVPMLFAKNLGISNIIILTIVGVSAILGHCYSIFLKFKGGKGAATSGGVILFLMPILFPLVIILWFVAQKINPRSPKVLLSCVLVYFVLMFFTYGLRKDMMVFLQTSVSTILLIITGIMVNPNLIKEIKEKKK